A portion of the Kribbella jejuensis genome contains these proteins:
- the glmS gene encoding glutamine--fructose-6-phosphate transaminase (isomerizing), with protein MCGIVGYVGTKPAAPILVDGLARLEYRGYDSAGVAVLGSSELKVHKDAGRVRELEASLPKRFGGKLGIGHTRWATHGGPSKDNAHPHASGNERIAVVHNGIFDNAGAIRAQLEDAGVKLRSETDTEVLAHLIEQADGDTLEEKVLASLRRIEGTYGIAVIDLDFPDRIVVARNGSPLILGIGDGEMHIASDAAALIRYTRQVVYLDDGELATVRADGYRTFTQDAAPTTKTAKTVEWEAEEFERGLHEHFMMKEIHEQPDAVGRVIRGRLDERFHTVHLGGLNMDAREAREIKRVKILGCGSAYYAGQMGAQFIEEVARIPADAEPASEFRYRNPVVERDTLYVAVSQSGETLDTLVAVQELKRKGGRVIGLVNAVGSSIAREVDGGVYLHAGPEVSVASTKALTNMAVGFAMLGIHLGRIRDVSPADGRRLIEGLKKLPEHIAAIVAQEQELAKIAGRLAQHESLFFVGRTRGYPVAREGAQKLKEISYRHAEAYQTSELKHGPLALISPDVPSVAIVPDDELLDRNIGALHEIGARSGPLYVVTHPGVEVPDGVAAKIVVPKNEPELDPILLTIPLQIIAYYAAVALGHDVDKPRNLAKSVTVE; from the coding sequence ATGTGCGGAATCGTCGGGTACGTCGGCACGAAGCCGGCCGCGCCCATCCTCGTGGACGGATTGGCCCGCTTGGAGTACCGCGGATACGACTCGGCGGGCGTTGCGGTCCTCGGCTCCAGCGAGCTGAAGGTGCACAAGGACGCCGGCCGGGTCCGTGAGCTGGAGGCGTCGCTGCCCAAGCGGTTCGGCGGCAAGCTCGGCATCGGGCACACCCGGTGGGCCACCCACGGCGGCCCGAGCAAGGACAACGCGCACCCGCACGCCAGCGGCAACGAGCGGATCGCGGTCGTGCACAACGGCATCTTCGACAACGCCGGGGCGATCCGCGCCCAGCTCGAGGACGCCGGCGTCAAGCTGCGCTCCGAGACCGACACCGAGGTGCTCGCGCACCTGATCGAGCAGGCCGACGGCGACACGCTCGAGGAGAAGGTGCTGGCCAGCCTGCGCCGGATCGAGGGTACGTACGGCATCGCGGTGATCGACCTGGACTTCCCGGACCGGATCGTGGTCGCCCGGAACGGCAGCCCGCTGATCCTCGGCATCGGCGACGGCGAGATGCACATCGCCTCCGACGCGGCCGCGCTGATCCGCTACACCCGCCAGGTCGTCTACTTGGACGACGGCGAGCTGGCCACCGTCCGCGCCGACGGGTACCGCACGTTCACCCAGGACGCCGCCCCGACCACGAAGACCGCCAAGACGGTCGAGTGGGAGGCCGAGGAGTTCGAGCGCGGCCTGCACGAGCACTTCATGATGAAGGAGATCCACGAGCAGCCGGACGCGGTCGGCCGGGTGATCCGCGGGCGGCTCGACGAGCGCTTCCACACCGTGCACCTCGGCGGCCTGAACATGGACGCGCGCGAGGCGCGGGAGATCAAGCGGGTCAAGATCCTCGGCTGCGGTTCGGCGTACTACGCCGGCCAGATGGGTGCGCAGTTCATCGAGGAGGTCGCGCGGATCCCCGCCGACGCGGAGCCGGCCTCGGAGTTCCGGTACCGCAACCCGGTGGTCGAGCGGGACACGCTGTACGTCGCGGTGTCGCAGTCGGGCGAGACGCTCGACACGCTGGTCGCCGTGCAGGAGCTGAAGCGCAAGGGCGGGCGCGTCATCGGTCTGGTGAACGCGGTCGGGTCGAGCATCGCGCGCGAGGTCGACGGCGGTGTGTACCTGCACGCCGGTCCCGAAGTGTCGGTCGCGTCGACGAAGGCGCTGACCAACATGGCGGTCGGGTTCGCGATGCTCGGCATCCACCTCGGCCGGATCCGGGACGTCTCCCCCGCCGACGGCCGGCGGCTGATCGAGGGCCTGAAGAAGCTGCCCGAGCACATCGCCGCGATCGTTGCGCAGGAGCAGGAGCTGGCGAAGATCGCCGGCCGGCTCGCGCAGCACGAGTCGCTGTTCTTCGTTGGCCGTACCCGCGGTTATCCGGTCGCGCGGGAAGGTGCGCAGAAGCTCAAGGAGATCTCGTACCGGCACGCCGAGGCGTACCAGACCTCGGAGCTGAAGCACGGTCCGCTCGCGCTGATCTCCCCGGACGTGCCGAGCGTCGCGATCGTCCCCGACGACGAACTGCTCGACCGGAACATCGGCGCGCTGCACGAGATCGGCGCGCGGTCGGGCCCGCTGTACGTCGTCACGCACCCGGGCGTCGAGGTACCGGACGGGGTCGCGGCGAAGATCGTCGTACCGAAGAACGAGCCGGAACTCGACCCGATCCTGCTCACGATCCCGCTGCAGATCATCGCGT